In Helianthus annuus cultivar XRQ/B chromosome 9, HanXRQr2.0-SUNRISE, whole genome shotgun sequence, the following are encoded in one genomic region:
- the LOC110880222 gene encoding receptor-like serine/threonine-protein kinase ALE2 isoform X1, with product MVVQYKCLMQLLVVRLITFLIFFIGCDSLAFRSAAVKLSTDHGVSQAQTPTNDQSLAPDHYDNYSPSKHHATKWIKRSLHRHRHGSPKLDHVAPTPSYQVQPPTYTPQGSSGPAPSPVQIISQFGPQISPSSSSLTKNTATPPPVFMLPSPPPNEDCTTVTCTQPLTSTPAGSPCACVWPIQIKLRLMISPYTFFSLVSELANEIATSVSLNASQARITGANAAGDQLDNTIVLINLVPLNQNFDPATTFSIYQKFWNKQLSINRTLFGAYEVVDVKYPGLPPSPSLIPSNTDVTIESDPVNGDKGMPDKPFGVDIHRNGKDDKSKPNGSIIVVVVLSSVTAFVVLIGAIWLLLLKFGSCCSSESGPEINRHKPTPSQGKLSGTGDSLIVGSRKSSETMSFSSSLAAYAGTAKIYSLSEIQRATCNFDSSRILGEGGFGVVYSGVLEDDKKVAVKVLKRDDRQGSREFLAEIEMLSRLHHRNLVKLFGICTDDHFRCLVYELVPNGSVESHLHGADKITPLNWCERMKIALGAARGLAYLHEDSSPRVIHRDFKSSNILLENDFTPKVSDFGLARTALDGHMHISTHVMGTFGYLAPEYAMTGHLLVKSDVYSYGVVLLELLTGRKPVDLLQPPGQENLVTWARPLLTNKEALESIIDPNIINSNTPFDSILKVAAIASMCVQPEVSHRPFMGEVVQALKLVCNEFEEIREMKSRSCSREEYLDFDTFDQSEIHHETSGYDSKIGLSARIENIGGLESESFRRQFNSAPLKMGRKKQFWRRLRGLSRGSMSEHEHDHDHGFSSTL from the exons ATGGTTGTACAGTACAAGTGTTTAATGCAGTTATTGGTTGTGAG GTTGATCACATTCTTGATTTTCTTTATTGGCTGTGATTCTTTGGCTTTTAGATCTGCAGCAG TCAAACTATCTACAGATCATGGTGTTTCACAGGCACAAACTCCTACAAATGATCAATCTTTAGCTCCTGATCACTATGATAATTACTCACCCTCAAAGCACCATGCAACAAAATGGATCAAACGATCGTTGCATAGACATCGTCATGGAAGCCCAAAACTTGATCATGTTGCTCCTACGCCATCGTATCAAGTTCAACCACCAACTTACACGCCGCAAG GTTCATCTGGTCCTGCACCATCACCGGTTCAAATAATAAGTCAATTTG GGCCTCAAATATCTCCATCAAGCTCCTCTTTGACGAAGAACACTGCTACTCCACCTCCGGTTTTCATGCTACCTTCACCACCTCCTAATGAAG ATTGCACAACAGTAACATGCACACAACCATTAACATCAACACCAGCAGGATCACCATGTGCATGTGTATGGCCAATTCAGATCAAACTTCGCCTCATGATCTCTCCCTACACATTCTTCTCCTTAGTCTCCGAACTCGCCAATGAAATCGCTACCAGTGTCTCACTCAATGCAAGTCAGGCTCGAATCACTGGAGCCAATGCCGCAGGCGACCAGCTTGACAACACCATTGTTCTTATCAATCTAGTACCACTAAACCAAAACTTCGATCCCGCCACCACCTTTTCAATCTACCAAAAGTTCTGGAACAAACAACTTTCCATCAACCGAACTCTTTTTGGCGCGTATGAAGTCGTGGATGTTAAATATCCAG GGCTTCCACCATCTCCGTCTTTGATTCCTTCAAATACTGATGTAACCATCGAATCGGATCCTGTAAATGGTGATAAAGGAATGCCGGATAAACCTTTTGGAGTTGACATACATAGAAATGGAAAAGATGATAAGAGTAAGCCGAATGGAAGCATAATTGTGGTGGTTGTTTTATCTTCTGTAACTGCTTTTGTTGTTCTCATTGGAGCTATTTGGCTTCTGTTGTTAAAATTCGGATCCTGTTGTTCTTCTGAATCCGGACCAGAAATAAACCGGCATAAACCAACGCCGTCCCAAGGGAAATTGTCAG GGACTGGAGATTCGTTGATTGTTGGAAGCAGGAAAAGCTCAGAAACGATGTCGTTTAGCTCAAGTTTGGCAGCGTACGCTGGGACCGCAAAGATCTATAGCTTGAGCGAGATTCAAAGAGCTACATGCAACTTTGATTCCAGTAGAATACTTGGAGAAGGTGGTTTTGGTGTGGTTTACAGCGGTGTTCTTGAAGATGACAAAAAGGTTGCTGTGAAAGTGCTCAAGAGAGACGACCGGCAGGGTAGTCGTGAATTCTTGGCTGAAATCGAGATGTTGAGTCGTCTTCACCATAGAAACTTGGTGAAACTGTTTGGCATTTGCACAGACGACCATTTTCGATGTCTGGTTTACGAGCTTGTTCCAAATGGAAGTGTTGAATCTCATTTGCATG GTGCTGACAAGATCACCCCTTTGAACTGGTGTGAAAGAATGAAAATTGCTTTAGGTGCAGCTCGTGGTTTAGCGTATTTACATGAAGATTCAAGTCCACGAGTCATTCATCGCGACTTCAAGTCAAGCAACATTTTACTTGAAAATGATTTCACACCTAAAGTTTCGGATTTTGGTTTGGCTAGAACGGCATTAGATGGTCATATGCATATATCAACACATGTCATGGGAACTTTTGG CTACCTAGCACCAGAATATGCAATGACGGGCCATCTTCTAGTGAAAAGTGATGTATACAGCTACGGTGTGGTTCTTCTCGAGCTTCTAACAGGGAGAAAACCTGTGGACCTATTGCAGCCACCGGGTCAAGAAAATCTAGTCACGTGGGCCCGGCCACTACTCACAAACAAAGAGGCCCTAGAGTCGATCATTGATCCAAACATCATAAACTCAAACACCCCATTTGACAGCATACTAAAAGTCGCAGCCATAGCATCAATGTGTGTGCAACCAGAAGTGTCACACCGCCCATTCATGGGCGAAGTGGTTCAAGCGCTAAAACTTGTGTGCAACGAGTTCGAGGAAATAAGAGAAATGAAATCTAGAAGTTGTAGCCGTGAGGAATATCTCGACTTTGACACGTTTGATCAATCCGAGATTCATCATGAAACGAGCGGCTATGATTCGAAGATTGGATTATCGGCTAGGATAGAGAACATTGGGGGCTTGGAGTCTGAATCATTCAGAAGGCAGTTCAATTCCGCTCCTCTGAAAATGGGGAGAAAGAAGCAGTTCTGGCGACGGTTAAGAGGTTTGTCTAGAGGAAGCATGAGCGAACACGAACATGATCATGATCATGGGTTTTCTTCTACTTTATGA
- the LOC110880222 gene encoding receptor-like serine/threonine-protein kinase ALE2 isoform X3 — MDFQVVHRLITFLIFFIGCDSLAFRSAAVKLSTDHGVSQAQTPTNDQSLAPDHYDNYSPSKHHATKWIKRSLHRHRHGSPKLDHVAPTPSYQVQPPTYTPQGSSGPAPSPVQIISQFGPQISPSSSSLTKNTATPPPVFMLPSPPPNEDCTTVTCTQPLTSTPAGSPCACVWPIQIKLRLMISPYTFFSLVSELANEIATSVSLNASQARITGANAAGDQLDNTIVLINLVPLNQNFDPATTFSIYQKFWNKQLSINRTLFGAYEVVDVKYPGLPPSPSLIPSNTDVTIESDPVNGDKGMPDKPFGVDIHRNGKDDKSKPNGSIIVVVVLSSVTAFVVLIGAIWLLLLKFGSCCSSESGPEINRHKPTPSQGKLSGTGDSLIVGSRKSSETMSFSSSLAAYAGTAKIYSLSEIQRATCNFDSSRILGEGGFGVVYSGVLEDDKKVAVKVLKRDDRQGSREFLAEIEMLSRLHHRNLVKLFGICTDDHFRCLVYELVPNGSVESHLHGADKITPLNWCERMKIALGAARGLAYLHEDSSPRVIHRDFKSSNILLENDFTPKVSDFGLARTALDGHMHISTHVMGTFGYLAPEYAMTGHLLVKSDVYSYGVVLLELLTGRKPVDLLQPPGQENLVTWARPLLTNKEALESIIDPNIINSNTPFDSILKVAAIASMCVQPEVSHRPFMGEVVQALKLVCNEFEEIREMKSRSCSREEYLDFDTFDQSEIHHETSGYDSKIGLSARIENIGGLESESFRRQFNSAPLKMGRKKQFWRRLRGLSRGSMSEHEHDHDHGFSSTL, encoded by the exons ATGGATTTTCAAGTGGTTCACAGGTTGATCACATTCTTGATTTTCTTTATTGGCTGTGATTCTTTGGCTTTTAGATCTGCAGCAG TCAAACTATCTACAGATCATGGTGTTTCACAGGCACAAACTCCTACAAATGATCAATCTTTAGCTCCTGATCACTATGATAATTACTCACCCTCAAAGCACCATGCAACAAAATGGATCAAACGATCGTTGCATAGACATCGTCATGGAAGCCCAAAACTTGATCATGTTGCTCCTACGCCATCGTATCAAGTTCAACCACCAACTTACACGCCGCAAG GTTCATCTGGTCCTGCACCATCACCGGTTCAAATAATAAGTCAATTTG GGCCTCAAATATCTCCATCAAGCTCCTCTTTGACGAAGAACACTGCTACTCCACCTCCGGTTTTCATGCTACCTTCACCACCTCCTAATGAAG ATTGCACAACAGTAACATGCACACAACCATTAACATCAACACCAGCAGGATCACCATGTGCATGTGTATGGCCAATTCAGATCAAACTTCGCCTCATGATCTCTCCCTACACATTCTTCTCCTTAGTCTCCGAACTCGCCAATGAAATCGCTACCAGTGTCTCACTCAATGCAAGTCAGGCTCGAATCACTGGAGCCAATGCCGCAGGCGACCAGCTTGACAACACCATTGTTCTTATCAATCTAGTACCACTAAACCAAAACTTCGATCCCGCCACCACCTTTTCAATCTACCAAAAGTTCTGGAACAAACAACTTTCCATCAACCGAACTCTTTTTGGCGCGTATGAAGTCGTGGATGTTAAATATCCAG GGCTTCCACCATCTCCGTCTTTGATTCCTTCAAATACTGATGTAACCATCGAATCGGATCCTGTAAATGGTGATAAAGGAATGCCGGATAAACCTTTTGGAGTTGACATACATAGAAATGGAAAAGATGATAAGAGTAAGCCGAATGGAAGCATAATTGTGGTGGTTGTTTTATCTTCTGTAACTGCTTTTGTTGTTCTCATTGGAGCTATTTGGCTTCTGTTGTTAAAATTCGGATCCTGTTGTTCTTCTGAATCCGGACCAGAAATAAACCGGCATAAACCAACGCCGTCCCAAGGGAAATTGTCAG GGACTGGAGATTCGTTGATTGTTGGAAGCAGGAAAAGCTCAGAAACGATGTCGTTTAGCTCAAGTTTGGCAGCGTACGCTGGGACCGCAAAGATCTATAGCTTGAGCGAGATTCAAAGAGCTACATGCAACTTTGATTCCAGTAGAATACTTGGAGAAGGTGGTTTTGGTGTGGTTTACAGCGGTGTTCTTGAAGATGACAAAAAGGTTGCTGTGAAAGTGCTCAAGAGAGACGACCGGCAGGGTAGTCGTGAATTCTTGGCTGAAATCGAGATGTTGAGTCGTCTTCACCATAGAAACTTGGTGAAACTGTTTGGCATTTGCACAGACGACCATTTTCGATGTCTGGTTTACGAGCTTGTTCCAAATGGAAGTGTTGAATCTCATTTGCATG GTGCTGACAAGATCACCCCTTTGAACTGGTGTGAAAGAATGAAAATTGCTTTAGGTGCAGCTCGTGGTTTAGCGTATTTACATGAAGATTCAAGTCCACGAGTCATTCATCGCGACTTCAAGTCAAGCAACATTTTACTTGAAAATGATTTCACACCTAAAGTTTCGGATTTTGGTTTGGCTAGAACGGCATTAGATGGTCATATGCATATATCAACACATGTCATGGGAACTTTTGG CTACCTAGCACCAGAATATGCAATGACGGGCCATCTTCTAGTGAAAAGTGATGTATACAGCTACGGTGTGGTTCTTCTCGAGCTTCTAACAGGGAGAAAACCTGTGGACCTATTGCAGCCACCGGGTCAAGAAAATCTAGTCACGTGGGCCCGGCCACTACTCACAAACAAAGAGGCCCTAGAGTCGATCATTGATCCAAACATCATAAACTCAAACACCCCATTTGACAGCATACTAAAAGTCGCAGCCATAGCATCAATGTGTGTGCAACCAGAAGTGTCACACCGCCCATTCATGGGCGAAGTGGTTCAAGCGCTAAAACTTGTGTGCAACGAGTTCGAGGAAATAAGAGAAATGAAATCTAGAAGTTGTAGCCGTGAGGAATATCTCGACTTTGACACGTTTGATCAATCCGAGATTCATCATGAAACGAGCGGCTATGATTCGAAGATTGGATTATCGGCTAGGATAGAGAACATTGGGGGCTTGGAGTCTGAATCATTCAGAAGGCAGTTCAATTCCGCTCCTCTGAAAATGGGGAGAAAGAAGCAGTTCTGGCGACGGTTAAGAGGTTTGTCTAGAGGAAGCATGAGCGAACACGAACATGATCATGATCATGGGTTTTCTTCTACTTTATGA
- the LOC110880222 gene encoding receptor-like serine/threonine-protein kinase ALE2 isoform X2: MVVQYKCLMQLLVVRLITFLIFFIGCDSLAFRSAADHGVSQAQTPTNDQSLAPDHYDNYSPSKHHATKWIKRSLHRHRHGSPKLDHVAPTPSYQVQPPTYTPQGSSGPAPSPVQIISQFGPQISPSSSSLTKNTATPPPVFMLPSPPPNEDCTTVTCTQPLTSTPAGSPCACVWPIQIKLRLMISPYTFFSLVSELANEIATSVSLNASQARITGANAAGDQLDNTIVLINLVPLNQNFDPATTFSIYQKFWNKQLSINRTLFGAYEVVDVKYPGLPPSPSLIPSNTDVTIESDPVNGDKGMPDKPFGVDIHRNGKDDKSKPNGSIIVVVVLSSVTAFVVLIGAIWLLLLKFGSCCSSESGPEINRHKPTPSQGKLSGTGDSLIVGSRKSSETMSFSSSLAAYAGTAKIYSLSEIQRATCNFDSSRILGEGGFGVVYSGVLEDDKKVAVKVLKRDDRQGSREFLAEIEMLSRLHHRNLVKLFGICTDDHFRCLVYELVPNGSVESHLHGADKITPLNWCERMKIALGAARGLAYLHEDSSPRVIHRDFKSSNILLENDFTPKVSDFGLARTALDGHMHISTHVMGTFGYLAPEYAMTGHLLVKSDVYSYGVVLLELLTGRKPVDLLQPPGQENLVTWARPLLTNKEALESIIDPNIINSNTPFDSILKVAAIASMCVQPEVSHRPFMGEVVQALKLVCNEFEEIREMKSRSCSREEYLDFDTFDQSEIHHETSGYDSKIGLSARIENIGGLESESFRRQFNSAPLKMGRKKQFWRRLRGLSRGSMSEHEHDHDHGFSSTL, translated from the exons ATGGTTGTACAGTACAAGTGTTTAATGCAGTTATTGGTTGTGAG GTTGATCACATTCTTGATTTTCTTTATTGGCTGTGATTCTTTGGCTTTTAGATCTGCAGCAG ATCATGGTGTTTCACAGGCACAAACTCCTACAAATGATCAATCTTTAGCTCCTGATCACTATGATAATTACTCACCCTCAAAGCACCATGCAACAAAATGGATCAAACGATCGTTGCATAGACATCGTCATGGAAGCCCAAAACTTGATCATGTTGCTCCTACGCCATCGTATCAAGTTCAACCACCAACTTACACGCCGCAAG GTTCATCTGGTCCTGCACCATCACCGGTTCAAATAATAAGTCAATTTG GGCCTCAAATATCTCCATCAAGCTCCTCTTTGACGAAGAACACTGCTACTCCACCTCCGGTTTTCATGCTACCTTCACCACCTCCTAATGAAG ATTGCACAACAGTAACATGCACACAACCATTAACATCAACACCAGCAGGATCACCATGTGCATGTGTATGGCCAATTCAGATCAAACTTCGCCTCATGATCTCTCCCTACACATTCTTCTCCTTAGTCTCCGAACTCGCCAATGAAATCGCTACCAGTGTCTCACTCAATGCAAGTCAGGCTCGAATCACTGGAGCCAATGCCGCAGGCGACCAGCTTGACAACACCATTGTTCTTATCAATCTAGTACCACTAAACCAAAACTTCGATCCCGCCACCACCTTTTCAATCTACCAAAAGTTCTGGAACAAACAACTTTCCATCAACCGAACTCTTTTTGGCGCGTATGAAGTCGTGGATGTTAAATATCCAG GGCTTCCACCATCTCCGTCTTTGATTCCTTCAAATACTGATGTAACCATCGAATCGGATCCTGTAAATGGTGATAAAGGAATGCCGGATAAACCTTTTGGAGTTGACATACATAGAAATGGAAAAGATGATAAGAGTAAGCCGAATGGAAGCATAATTGTGGTGGTTGTTTTATCTTCTGTAACTGCTTTTGTTGTTCTCATTGGAGCTATTTGGCTTCTGTTGTTAAAATTCGGATCCTGTTGTTCTTCTGAATCCGGACCAGAAATAAACCGGCATAAACCAACGCCGTCCCAAGGGAAATTGTCAG GGACTGGAGATTCGTTGATTGTTGGAAGCAGGAAAAGCTCAGAAACGATGTCGTTTAGCTCAAGTTTGGCAGCGTACGCTGGGACCGCAAAGATCTATAGCTTGAGCGAGATTCAAAGAGCTACATGCAACTTTGATTCCAGTAGAATACTTGGAGAAGGTGGTTTTGGTGTGGTTTACAGCGGTGTTCTTGAAGATGACAAAAAGGTTGCTGTGAAAGTGCTCAAGAGAGACGACCGGCAGGGTAGTCGTGAATTCTTGGCTGAAATCGAGATGTTGAGTCGTCTTCACCATAGAAACTTGGTGAAACTGTTTGGCATTTGCACAGACGACCATTTTCGATGTCTGGTTTACGAGCTTGTTCCAAATGGAAGTGTTGAATCTCATTTGCATG GTGCTGACAAGATCACCCCTTTGAACTGGTGTGAAAGAATGAAAATTGCTTTAGGTGCAGCTCGTGGTTTAGCGTATTTACATGAAGATTCAAGTCCACGAGTCATTCATCGCGACTTCAAGTCAAGCAACATTTTACTTGAAAATGATTTCACACCTAAAGTTTCGGATTTTGGTTTGGCTAGAACGGCATTAGATGGTCATATGCATATATCAACACATGTCATGGGAACTTTTGG CTACCTAGCACCAGAATATGCAATGACGGGCCATCTTCTAGTGAAAAGTGATGTATACAGCTACGGTGTGGTTCTTCTCGAGCTTCTAACAGGGAGAAAACCTGTGGACCTATTGCAGCCACCGGGTCAAGAAAATCTAGTCACGTGGGCCCGGCCACTACTCACAAACAAAGAGGCCCTAGAGTCGATCATTGATCCAAACATCATAAACTCAAACACCCCATTTGACAGCATACTAAAAGTCGCAGCCATAGCATCAATGTGTGTGCAACCAGAAGTGTCACACCGCCCATTCATGGGCGAAGTGGTTCAAGCGCTAAAACTTGTGTGCAACGAGTTCGAGGAAATAAGAGAAATGAAATCTAGAAGTTGTAGCCGTGAGGAATATCTCGACTTTGACACGTTTGATCAATCCGAGATTCATCATGAAACGAGCGGCTATGATTCGAAGATTGGATTATCGGCTAGGATAGAGAACATTGGGGGCTTGGAGTCTGAATCATTCAGAAGGCAGTTCAATTCCGCTCCTCTGAAAATGGGGAGAAAGAAGCAGTTCTGGCGACGGTTAAGAGGTTTGTCTAGAGGAAGCATGAGCGAACACGAACATGATCATGATCATGGGTTTTCTTCTACTTTATGA
- the LOC110880223 gene encoding NDR1/HIN1-like protein 13 has product MAEKIYPAAKPAAGPPPATTTANPTFPATKAQLYNNSRPVYRPQPRRSRRSCCCCFCLWITFAIIVLIVIAAVAGGVMYVLYRPHRPTFSVSALHVTQFNLTSANKLNSRFNFTVTARNPNKKIVFYYDPVSVSFDSNGVNVGDGTIPAFEMKKKNTTSLRTIVTASGQSVDDNNLKSDLKNKKSVPLKIRLDTKVKAKIGSFKTKRLPIRVTCDGIKAVAPAGKTPTTATTSGAKCKVDLRIKIWKWTV; this is encoded by the coding sequence ATGGCAGAAAAAATCTACCCTGCCGCCAAACCCGCCGCCGGCCCACCCCCCGCCACCACCACTGCAAACCCTACCTTTCCGGCCACCAAAGCACAACTCTACAACAACTCCCGTCCAGTTTACCGTCCACAACCCCGTCGCAGTCGCCGCAGCTGCTGCTGTTGTTTCTGTCTCTGGATCACTTTCGCTATAATTGTTTTGATAGTTATCGCCGCCGTAGCCGGCGGAGTGATGTACGTGCTCTACCGTCCTCACCGCCCTACGTTCTCCGTCTCCGCTCTCCACGTCACTCAATTCAATCTGACGTCAGCGAATAAACTCAACTCGAGGTTTAATTTCACTGTAACCGCTCGAAACCCTAACAAGAAGATTGTGTTCTACTACGATCCGGTTTCCGTTTCGTTCGATTCTAACGGCGTTAATGTCGGTGACGGAACGATACCGGCGTttgaaatgaagaagaagaataCGACGTCGTTGAGGACGATTGTGACGGCGAGTGGACAGAGTGTGGATGATAACAATTTGAAATCAGATCTGAAGAATAAGAAGAGTGTGCCGTTGAAGATCCGGCTGGATACGAAAGTGAAGGCGAAGATCGGAAGCTTTAAGACGAAGAGGTTGCCGATTAGGGTTACGTGTGATGGAATTAAGGCGGTGGCTCCTGCCGGAAAAACGCCGACGACGGCGACGACGTCCGGTGCGAAATGTAAGGTGGATCTGAGGATTAAGATCTGGAAATGGACGGTTTGA
- the LOC110880225 gene encoding uncharacterized protein LOC110880225 yields the protein MNPFNRGFIPPRSSGNPTRPVAPVPTRPNPFGSGFLDYNQQSPGFMNLLNQPLSWDPNLYGWNPSQNMDGMGSSQAFGSAQAFGSPLREPDVVPETQPEVPDTQPETQKGKGKAKRAHKKKVETNTRTKKNVQTWEPEEEYALTRAFIDVSEDPVIANNQSKTVFWNRVREIFFELMGRGEYRLPDSISGKWTDINKRCTNFQTVYQRLYSGWKSGSSDEDITQEALVEYTEANGHFPYMKCWQILRHSPKWAVVTTPSGRSGNTRPSKRSKTNESGEPETPTSDARNIGLDEDIPDDEPVEELPRPPGRKGRAKKPESSSMSMGTDMSHAFSEINKRLQDIHELGNKRLEENEKVTEIMRDRQWANDFDFYSKPHDHLTGKALKMALAQKERIEKKYNL from the exons ATGAATCCATTCAACCGGGGCTTCATTCCTCCGCGATCTAGTGGCAATCCTACTCGTCCCGTGGCACCGGTTCCCACTAGACCCAATCCTTTCGGCTCCGGTTTTCTCGACTACAATCAACAAAGTCCCGGGTTCATGAATCTTTTGAACCAACCGCTATCATGGGACCCTAATCTCTACGGGTGGAACCCAAGTCAAAACATGGATGGGATGGGGTCGTCTCAAGCGTTTGGGTCGGCTCAAGCGTTCGGCTCCCCACTACGCGAACCCGATGTTGttccggagacgcaacccgaggTACCGGATACGCAACCGGAGAcgcaaaaaggaaaaggaaaagcaaAACGGGCACATAAAAAGAAAGTTGAAACCAACACCCGAACGAAAAAAAATGTGCAAACGTGGGAGCCCGAAGAGGAGTATGCGTTAACCCGCGCTTTCATCGATGTTTCGGAGGACCCGGTCATag caaacaatcaaagtaaaaCCGTATTTTGGAACCGAGTACGAGAAATCTTTTTCGAGCTCATGGGTAGGGGAGAATACCGCCTACCGGACTCTATATCGGGGAAGTGGACCGATATAAACAAGAGgtgcacaaactttcaaaccgtgTACCAACGCTTGTATTCCGGATGGAAAAGTGGAAGTAGCGATGAAGACATTACGCAAGAGGCATTGGTCGAGTATACGGAGGCTAATGGCCATTTCCCGTACATGAAGTGTTGGCAAATCCTTCGCCATAGCCCCAAATGGGCCGTCGTAACTACTCCTAGTGGTCGTTCGGGAAATACACGGCCATCAAAGAGGTCCAAAACAAACGAGTCCGGTGAACCCGAAACGCCAACCTCCGACGCTCGAAACATCGGCTTGGACGAGGATATTCCGGATGACGAGCCGGTGGAGGAGCTACCAAGACCGCCCGGAAGAAAAGGCCGGGCGAAAAAACCCGAGTCCTCGTCGATGTCTATGGGAACGGATATGAGTCACGCATTTTCGGAGATAAACAAGCGGCTTCAAGACATACACGAACTCGGTAACAAACGTTTGGAGGAGAACGAAAAAGTTACGGAGATTATGCGGGATCGACAATGGGCTAACGACTTTGACTTCTACTCCAAACCGCATGACCACTTAACGGGAAAAGCTTTGAAAATGGCGTTGGCTCAAAAGGAGcggattgaaaaaaaatataatctttga